A window from Catalinimonas alkaloidigena encodes these proteins:
- a CDS encoding RNA polymerase sigma factor produces the protein MERKQDDFGKFSGATSESSLAHRKHEPQRHDVTALIEAVLPRLRSYLVRRLNMAHATGALSKSDLPAEEILNEVYLQLFERVEPTVTPDALTTWAYQVADHVLEEALHEKRFERKHRIHLDQLALQELASLDEVYTVDAEGTLVMADELDEAASIPRQYDLERILKDEAADQEMERALASYDRSLLHKAIRRELLQLPELERTVFDLFWLEELELSQVAEIRRLTTAETERILAKVTQQLKEKLERRLQASRS, from the coding sequence ATGGAACGGAAACAAGACGATTTTGGCAAATTTTCTGGCGCCACTTCGGAATCTTCGTTGGCGCATCGGAAGCACGAACCTCAGCGGCACGACGTTACGGCCCTGATCGAAGCCGTTTTACCACGCCTGCGCTCTTACCTGGTCCGGCGACTGAACATGGCACACGCCACCGGGGCGCTGTCCAAAAGTGACTTACCCGCCGAAGAAATTCTCAACGAAGTTTACCTCCAGTTGTTCGAGCGCGTTGAGCCTACCGTCACGCCCGACGCCCTGACGACCTGGGCCTATCAGGTGGCCGATCACGTATTGGAAGAAGCCCTGCACGAAAAAAGATTTGAGCGAAAGCACCGCATCCATTTAGACCAGTTGGCGCTGCAGGAACTCGCTTCGCTCGACGAAGTGTATACCGTAGATGCAGAAGGCACGCTTGTAATGGCAGACGAACTTGACGAAGCGGCCTCCATTCCCCGGCAATACGACCTGGAAAGGATTCTCAAAGACGAAGCGGCCGACCAAGAAATGGAAAGGGCACTGGCCAGTTACGACCGGTCCCTCCTCCACAAAGCGATCCGGCGGGAGTTGCTGCAACTGCCTGAGCTGGAGCGCACGGTATTCGACCTCTTTTGGCTGGAAGAGCTGGAACTGAGCCAGGTAGCGGAGATTCGGCGACTCACCACGGCCGAAACTGAACGCATCCTTGCGAAGGTCACCCAGCAATTAAAAGAGAAACTCGAACGGCGGTTACAGGCTTCCCGATCCTGA
- a CDS encoding Hsp20/alpha crystallin family protein encodes MNIVKRNPIWPSNTFFDDFLTRDLFSWPGSMHEGNTVPRVNIRETNDDFEVEMAAPGMRKEDFHVELNNDMLTIYAEVAQAQDEHEEERYTRREFSYRSFKRSFYLPNTVEVNKIKAKYRDGILSLVIPKKEEAKTKPPRVISIS; translated from the coding sequence ATGAACATTGTCAAGAGAAATCCGATTTGGCCTTCTAACACATTTTTTGATGATTTCCTGACCCGGGATTTGTTTTCCTGGCCCGGCTCCATGCATGAAGGCAACACCGTTCCCCGCGTCAACATCCGGGAAACCAACGACGATTTTGAGGTAGAGATGGCCGCACCCGGCATGCGGAAGGAAGACTTCCATGTGGAGTTGAATAACGACATGCTGACGATTTATGCCGAAGTGGCCCAGGCGCAGGACGAGCACGAAGAAGAGCGCTACACGCGCCGGGAGTTCAGCTACCGTTCGTTCAAACGATCCTTCTACCTGCCGAATACCGTTGAGGTGAACAAAATCAAGGCGAAATACCGCGACGGCATTCTCAGTCTGGTTATTCCTAAAAAAGAAGAAGCGAAAACCAAACCCCCGCGGGTCATCTCGATTTCGTAA